A single window of Dermacentor albipictus isolate Rhodes 1998 colony chromosome 1, USDA_Dalb.pri_finalv2, whole genome shotgun sequence DNA harbors:
- the PIG-M gene encoding GPI mannosyltransferase 1 — MVQQSSRFNVGKVKLYHHLVLAGLIRAGLIVVGEWQDQNLQVKYTDVDYHVFTDGAAYVAKGESPFLRETYRYSPLLAMLLVPNVLLHPAFGKVLFSAVDVLVGYYAYHIVRTAKFSERKAVLCACLWLYNPITFAVSTRGSSDSILALIVVFSLFALLKSRDTAAGLAYGFSVHLKMYTVVYALPIYLALQTRLPSGSAAKGELESWRSYLSRLLLPNRRKLIFLGSSAASFFLPTLLCYLAYGREYIQEVFLYHVSRRDVRHNFSPLFYPLYLANHNTSDSSGGNTFAALLPQLLLMLLLSFKYGQLNDLPFALFCVTFVLVSFNKVCTSQYFLWYLCLLPLVLPKLGLSMRRGVLLLLMWLGGQALWLVQAYYLEFGGKPLFLHVWVAGLMFLVANTFILCFMMAHYQSHIPRSKKAKNK; from the coding sequence ATGGTGCAGCAGTCGAGCAGGTTCAACGTGGGCAAAGTGAAGCTCTACCACCACCTCGTGCTTGCGGGGCTCATACGCGCCGGGCTGATCGTCGTCGGGGAATGGCAAGACCAGAACCTGCAAGTCAAGTACACCGATGTCGATTACCACGTCTTCACCGATGGCGCTGCGTACGTGGCCAAGGGGGAGTCGCCGTTCCTGAGGGAGACTTACCGGTACAGTCCCCTGCTGGCCATGCTTCTTGTTCCGAACGTGCTTCTTCATCCGGCCTTCGGAAAAGTACTCTTCTCTGCCGTAGATGTCCTGGTTGGCTACTACGCCTATCACATCGTGCGGACGGCCAAGTTCAGTGAACGCAAGGCTGTGCTTTGTGCCTGCCTGTGGCTCTACAACCCCATTACTTTCGCCGTTTCCACACGTGGTAGCTCCGATTCCATCCTGGCACTCATCGTCGTGTTCTCTCTCTTCGCCCTGCTCAAGAGCAGAGACACGGCTGCCGGCCTGGCTTATGGTTTCTCGGTGCACCTCAAGATGTACACAGTGGTCTATGCGCTCCCCATCTACTTGGCCCTCCAGACAAGACTGCCCTCTGGGTCTGCAGCAAAGGGAGAGTTGGAGAGCTGGCGCTCTTACTTGTCCCGCCTGCTGTTGCCCAACCGACGAAAGCTCATCTTCCTTGGCTCCAGCGCAGCATCCTTTTTCCTGCCAACCCTTCTGTGCTACCTGGCTTATGGTCGAGAGTACATCCAGGAGGTGTTCCTTTACCATGTCTCCCGGAGGGATGTCCGTCACAACTTCTCTCCTCTCTTCTACCCACTGTATCTGGCCAACCATAACACATCCGACAGCAGTGGTGGCAACACATTTGCTGCACTCTTGCCACAGCTTTTGCTGATGTTGCTGCTGTCCTTCAAGTATGGCCAGCTGAATGACCTGCCTTTTGCCCTGTTCTGCGTCACATTTGTGCTAGTGAGCTTCAACAAGGTGTGCACATCACAGTACTTCCTGTGGTATCTGTGTCTGCTGCCGTTGGTGTTGCCCAAGCTGGGCCTGAGCATGAGGCGTGGTGTACTTCTGCTGCTCATGTGGCTCGGAGGCCAGGCACTGTGGCTGGTGCAGGCATATTACCTCGAGTTTGGCGGCAAGCCTCTCTTCCTTCACGTCTGGGTGGCAGGCCTCATGTTCCTTGTGGCCAACACTTTCATCCTTTGCTTCATGATGGCCCACTACCAGAGCCACATACCTAGAAGCAAGAAGGCCAAGAACAAGTGA